A region from the Beduinella massiliensis genome encodes:
- a CDS encoding carbohydrate ABC transporter permease, whose protein sequence is MDACRKKRCAGAENRRVKVDGWDVVRIALLAVVSLCMIFPLVWMLLCSLKSPTEVMSKDVFLPSRLYFQNYVNAFHAAPFGIYFRNSLLMAAVTVLSQILTGSLAAYSFAKMEYRLNKPLFFLFLCCMMIPVEATIVGNYLTISRLGLMDTFFSVICTSMVSMFGVFLFRQFYMTIDNALLEAARIDGAGDLRIWLSIILPLGKSAMATVAIIGFIGSWNSYLWPLIITNSMELRTVQTGLRSMMEGEIGEDWGAIMAAASMISIPMVLLFVCLQKYFVQGITKVGLK, encoded by the coding sequence ATGGATGCTTGCAGAAAAAAGCGCTGCGCAGGGGCCGAAAACAGGCGCGTGAAGGTCGACGGATGGGATGTCGTGCGCATCGCGCTGCTTGCGGTCGTGTCGCTTTGCATGATCTTTCCGCTGGTTTGGATGCTGCTGTGTTCGCTCAAATCTCCCACCGAGGTCATGAGCAAGGACGTCTTTTTGCCGTCCAGGCTGTACTTTCAAAATTACGTTAACGCATTTCACGCGGCCCCGTTCGGCATTTATTTCAGGAACAGCCTCTTGATGGCGGCCGTCACGGTTCTCTCGCAAATTCTGACCGGATCGCTGGCTGCCTACAGCTTTGCCAAGATGGAGTACCGGCTCAATAAGCCGCTGTTTTTCCTCTTTCTATGCTGCATGATGATTCCGGTGGAGGCGACGATCGTCGGCAATTATCTGACGATTTCCCGCCTGGGGCTGATGGACACCTTTTTTTCGGTCATTTGCACCTCGATGGTCAGCATGTTTGGCGTCTTTCTCTTCCGGCAGTTTTACATGACCATCGACAACGCGCTGCTGGAAGCGGCGCGGATTGACGGGGCGGGCGACCTGCGCATCTGGCTGAGCATCATCCTTCCCCTCGGCAAGAGCGCCATGGCGACCGTGGCGATCATAGGCTTCATCGGCAGCTGGAACAGCTACCTCTGGCCGCTCATCATCACGAACTCGATGGAGCTGCGCACGGTGCAGACCGGCCTCCGCTCGATGATGGAGGGCGAAATCGGCGAGGATTGGGGCGCAATCATGGCGGCCGCGTCCATGATCAGCATCCCGATGGTTCTGCTCTTCGTCTGCCTGCAGAAGTACTTCGTGCAGGGCATCACCAAGGTGGGGCTGAAATGA
- the aroF gene encoding 3-deoxy-7-phosphoheptulonate synthase codes for MIIILKNGTPQQRIDELIRDVEKMGVHVHYSAGTQSTILGLVGDVSHVNPDTLRANDVVADVRRISEPYKAANRRFHPDDTLITVAGRTIGEGFFHVIAGPCSVESEEQLLTVAKSVKESGATFLRGGAFKPRTSPYSFQGLETDGLRLLIEARRATGLPIVTEIMGESQLSDFADVDVIQVGARNMQNFRLLKELGHSKKPILLKRGLANTIEELLMSAEYILAGGNPNVILCERGIRTFEKMIRNNLDISAIPLIKEKSHLPVIVDPSHAAGMARMVPPLARAAIAAGADGLLIEVHNNPACALCDGAQSLDMPAFASVMQDVRRRAAFEEKRLGA; via the coding sequence ATGATTATTATCCTGAAAAACGGCACCCCGCAGCAGAGAATCGACGAACTCATCCGCGACGTGGAGAAGATGGGCGTGCATGTGCACTACAGTGCAGGTACGCAATCGACTATTCTGGGCCTCGTCGGCGACGTATCCCACGTGAACCCCGACACCCTGCGCGCAAACGACGTGGTAGCGGACGTCAGGCGTATTTCGGAGCCCTACAAGGCGGCAAACCGGCGCTTTCACCCGGACGATACGCTCATCACGGTCGCCGGGCGGACGATCGGCGAGGGCTTCTTCCACGTGATTGCAGGCCCTTGCTCGGTGGAAAGCGAAGAGCAGCTGCTCACCGTCGCCAAGTCCGTGAAGGAGAGCGGCGCGACGTTCCTGCGAGGGGGCGCGTTCAAGCCGCGCACGTCCCCCTACTCGTTTCAGGGGTTAGAGACGGACGGCCTGCGGCTGCTGATCGAGGCGCGGCGCGCGACGGGGCTTCCGATTGTCACGGAGATCATGGGCGAGTCGCAGCTTTCCGACTTCGCGGATGTGGACGTCATACAGGTCGGCGCGCGCAACATGCAGAACTTCCGCCTTTTAAAGGAACTGGGCCACAGCAAAAAGCCAATTCTGCTCAAGCGCGGCCTCGCGAACACCATCGAGGAGTTGCTCATGAGCGCGGAATACATCCTCGCGGGCGGTAACCCGAACGTAATCCTCTGCGAGCGCGGCATCCGCACCTTTGAAAAGATGATTCGAAATAACCTGGACATCTCTGCGATCCCGCTGATCAAAGAAAAGTCGCACCTGCCCGTGATCGTCGACCCCAGCCACGCGGCGGGCATGGCGCGCATGGTGCCCCCGCTCGCCCGTGCGGCCATCGCCGCGGGCGCGGACGGCCTGCTGATCGAGGTGCACAACAACCCGGCCTGCGCCCTGTGCGACGGCGCGCAGTCGCTCGACATGCCCGCGTTCGCCTCCGTCATGCAGGACGTCAGGCGGCGCGCCGCGTTTGAAGAAAAGCGGCTCGGCGCATAA
- a CDS encoding extracellular solute-binding protein produces MKKFLALVLALTVTAVMALTGAALAEDTITLDFWVRLSDDFSEEIASFEAAHPGVKINQVNVGKDYDDLVAKYNAATVAGNMPQVGIVGQRHGIPQLYDAGWLIPIENYMTAEEQADILDNYWVRYTYQGVRMAVPFGTSMPMVHVNMTMLRELGYDEVPTTWDDMVKVAYEAVKDTNGDGLTDIYGMNFAADLPWYIQPLVWGAGGTIEDEAGNVTVNSPEMKLVLERIAKLVKDGVFPANQHASIKNDFVNGNLLFFFTSCATKGSLETAIGDAFEYGISYFPSDKKLDVCIGGNGLAIFKSDDARQQAAYAFIKHLISPECIVDTTLADGYVPFTHSQFASDLIQERLKDPLWSRVLDQVQYIHGQGVHPADSTIWNTMNKLISEIEANPDMDIAAALDGFQAEVDEFIMMY; encoded by the coding sequence ATGAAAAAGTTCCTGGCTCTTGTTCTTGCCCTGACGGTAACCGCGGTCATGGCCTTGACGGGCGCTGCGCTGGCGGAGGACACGATCACCCTCGATTTCTGGGTGCGCCTGTCCGACGACTTTTCGGAGGAGATCGCGTCGTTCGAGGCGGCTCATCCCGGCGTCAAGATCAACCAGGTAAACGTGGGCAAGGATTACGACGATCTGGTCGCCAAGTACAACGCGGCGACGGTGGCGGGCAACATGCCGCAGGTCGGCATCGTGGGTCAGCGCCACGGCATTCCGCAGCTGTACGACGCGGGCTGGCTGATTCCGATCGAAAACTACATGACGGCGGAGGAGCAGGCGGACATCCTGGACAACTACTGGGTGCGCTACACCTATCAGGGCGTCCGCATGGCTGTCCCCTTTGGAACGTCCATGCCCATGGTACACGTCAACATGACGATGTTGAGGGAGCTGGGCTACGACGAGGTGCCCACGACGTGGGACGACATGGTCAAGGTCGCTTACGAGGCCGTAAAGGACACGAACGGCGACGGCCTGACGGACATTTACGGCATGAACTTCGCCGCCGACCTGCCCTGGTACATCCAGCCGCTTGTCTGGGGCGCCGGCGGGACCATCGAGGACGAAGCGGGCAACGTGACCGTGAACAGCCCCGAAATGAAGCTGGTGCTGGAGCGCATCGCGAAGCTGGTGAAGGACGGTGTGTTCCCGGCGAACCAGCATGCTTCCATTAAAAACGACTTCGTCAACGGCAACCTGCTGTTCTTCTTTACCTCCTGCGCGACCAAGGGCAGCTTGGAGACCGCGATCGGCGACGCGTTTGAGTACGGCATCAGCTACTTCCCTTCGGACAAGAAACTGGACGTCTGCATCGGCGGCAATGGACTTGCCATTTTCAAGTCGGACGATGCGCGCCAGCAGGCTGCGTATGCGTTCATCAAGCACCTGATCAGCCCGGAGTGCATCGTGGATACGACGCTCGCCGACGGATACGTGCCGTTCACCCACAGTCAGTTTGCCTCCGACCTGATTCAGGAGCGCCTGAAGGACCCGCTGTGGTCGCGCGTGCTCGACCAGGTGCAGTACATCCACGGCCAGGGCGTGCACCCTGCGGACTCCACCATCTGGAACACGATGAACAAACTCATTTCGGAAATCGAGGCCAACCCGGACATGGATATCGCCGCCGCGCTGGACGGCTTTCAGGCCGAGGTGGACGAGTTTATCATGATGTACTGA
- a CDS encoding glycerophosphodiester phosphodiesterase family protein, which produces MEFINYAHRGASHYAPENTFSSFYLGWQMRANGIETDVQRSKDGVLVLFHDDDMMRIANRPQAIHDFTYEELLQIDMGEHMGERFRGEKIPTLEEFLRHFGAKPLHFAIEIKELGVEEKTLALIGRYCRRENVVITSGIWQALTNVRSLDPEIRLGYLAGDLNDELLAAAKRDGIGQICPRASALTEAWNARLRGEGFSVRPWGIGDEQTMQRMLDMRVDGMTINFPDVLQRALENRA; this is translated from the coding sequence ATGGAATTTATCAACTATGCGCATCGTGGCGCCAGCCATTATGCACCGGAGAACACGTTTTCTTCCTTTTACCTGGGCTGGCAGATGAGGGCGAACGGAATCGAGACGGATGTTCAGCGCTCGAAAGACGGCGTGCTCGTGCTCTTCCACGACGACGACATGATGCGCATCGCGAACCGACCGCAGGCGATCCACGACTTTACCTACGAAGAGCTGCTGCAAATCGACATGGGCGAGCACATGGGCGAGCGGTTCAGGGGGGAAAAGATCCCGACGTTGGAGGAATTTCTGCGCCACTTCGGCGCAAAGCCGCTGCACTTTGCCATTGAAATCAAGGAATTGGGCGTCGAGGAAAAAACGCTGGCCCTCATCGGCCGCTATTGCCGCCGCGAGAACGTTGTGATTACCTCCGGCATCTGGCAGGCGCTGACGAATGTGAGAAGCCTTGATCCTGAAATTCGTTTGGGATACCTGGCGGGCGACCTGAACGACGAGCTCCTCGCCGCCGCCAAGCGCGATGGAATCGGGCAAATCTGTCCCCGGGCGAGCGCCCTGACCGAGGCGTGGAATGCGCGGCTGCGCGGCGAAGGCTTCTCCGTTCGTCCCTGGGGCATCGGAGACGAGCAGACGATGCAGCGCATGCTCGACATGCGGGTGGACGGCATGACGATCAACTTTCCGGACGTGCTGCAAAGAGCTCTCGAAAACAGAGCGTAA
- a CDS encoding sugar ABC transporter permease, with protein MKTKAKRGLIREAKGVAYVLPALIFLSTFTLYPMIDAMRTSLYNWNLTGRKKFIGLYNYQKLFHSPDVWQVIGNTMQYVALVLPATLILGFALGMLLRRETKHNVAFRTMIFTPRVTSLVSMSVVWLFIYNPQYGIFNTLLSACGLKPLRWINDASTALPSLALITVWRMLGYSTVVYLGGIQNISSEILEASRIDGANRVQTTWHIVLPLVSPTTFMLLILNTIEIMKLFTTIQTMTGGGPGNATANLVVMLYEYAFRRYQVGYASAIAMVLFLLILFINVIQLSLERFVHYDA; from the coding sequence ATGAAGACAAAAGCGAAACGCGGGCTGATCCGAGAAGCGAAGGGCGTTGCTTACGTGCTGCCAGCGCTGATCTTCCTTTCGACGTTCACGCTCTACCCCATGATCGACGCGATGCGGACGAGCCTGTACAACTGGAACCTGACAGGGCGAAAGAAGTTTATCGGCCTTTACAACTATCAAAAGCTTTTTCACTCGCCGGACGTATGGCAGGTCATCGGAAATACGATGCAATACGTCGCGCTGGTGTTGCCCGCTACGCTGATCCTGGGCTTCGCCCTGGGCATGCTCCTTCGCAGGGAGACGAAGCACAACGTGGCGTTTCGCACGATGATCTTTACGCCCCGCGTCACCAGTCTGGTGAGCATGTCGGTGGTCTGGCTGTTCATCTACAATCCGCAGTACGGCATCTTCAACACCCTGCTTTCGGCCTGCGGGCTCAAGCCCCTGCGCTGGATCAACGACGCGTCCACCGCGCTCCCTTCGCTGGCGCTGATCACCGTATGGCGAATGCTGGGGTACTCGACGGTGGTCTACCTGGGGGGCATTCAGAACATCTCGTCCGAAATCCTGGAGGCCTCCCGCATCGATGGAGCCAACCGTGTGCAGACCACATGGCACATTGTCCTGCCGCTGGTCTCCCCCACGACGTTCATGCTGCTAATCCTGAACACTATCGAAATCATGAAGCTGTTCACCACGATTCAGACCATGACCGGCGGCGGTCCGGGGAACGCGACGGCCAATTTGGTGGTCATGCTCTACGAATACGCTTTCCGCCGCTATCAGGTGGGCTATGCTTCGGCGATCGCCATGGTGCTCTTCCTGCTGATCCTGTTCATCAACGTGATTCAGCTATCTCTGGAACGGTTTGTCCATTATGACGCCTGA
- a CDS encoding DUF6056 family protein, producing MRDLFASRRRVFFSLALLLFLLALCACVLYAHDDLEWGTQPGLDRLASGFQGYNGRYLGNLIVMALTRSPLLRTAFMAACLFLTVTLSALFAGSARSLPLMTALFLMLPVTIARQTLGWVSGFANYGTAAALVAALLYAARGLFEDSPVPQRRAFALPMLLLGLCGALLMENVTVFFVLMPFGLYLYGRRRGAASTPLLFCALGALLGAALMFSNPVYRSIAAGSDGYRSVTLFASPLRTLFACFDTFSREMTSPLLMDALALLLVLSGLCFALLLSGAQRGPIARLCAGGVALYPLYPLMRRLHPKWYPFGSYTPYLEGTLALLYLACLLGVLLTCLPAGTARRRSLALYLSAALLTAPLCAVSPLGGRCFLPVYVLLCALTAQLACAVLSEDMRRRLLSLCLAAAAGLCSLWLSIFVKNALSQAERLAYLRAQAQAGAQEAYLPELPYPGYTWIATPTLEEGQRTFLSFYALPEDMRLSYVSYEDWYQIKKGL from the coding sequence ATGCGCGATTTATTCGCATCCCGCAGGCGGGTTTTCTTTTCCCTTGCGCTCCTTCTCTTTCTGCTCGCGCTCTGCGCCTGCGTGCTCTACGCGCACGATGACCTTGAGTGGGGAACGCAGCCGGGCCTCGACCGGCTCGCGAGCGGGTTTCAGGGGTACAACGGCCGTTACCTTGGCAACCTCATCGTCATGGCGCTGACGCGAAGCCCGCTGCTCCGCACCGCGTTCATGGCTGCGTGCCTCTTCCTCACGGTTACGCTGTCCGCCCTGTTTGCCGGCAGCGCGCGGTCGCTTCCCCTGATGACGGCGCTCTTTCTCATGCTGCCGGTGACCATCGCCCGCCAGACGCTGGGCTGGGTTTCCGGCTTCGCCAACTACGGCACGGCCGCCGCGCTCGTGGCCGCGCTGCTTTACGCCGCTCGCGGTCTCTTCGAGGATTCGCCCGTCCCTCAGCGCCGGGCCTTCGCGCTGCCCATGCTGCTGCTCGGGCTTTGCGGTGCGCTGCTCATGGAGAACGTGACGGTCTTCTTTGTGCTCATGCCCTTTGGCCTCTACCTTTACGGCAGACGGCGCGGCGCGGCTTCGACGCCGCTTCTCTTCTGCGCGCTGGGCGCGCTGCTCGGCGCGGCCCTGATGTTTTCAAACCCCGTATACCGCTCCATCGCGGCCGGGAGCGACGGCTACCGTTCCGTCACGCTCTTCGCCAGCCCCCTTAGGACGCTCTTCGCATGCTTCGACACCTTCAGCCGCGAGATGACCAGCCCCCTGCTCATGGATGCGCTGGCCCTGCTGCTCGTCCTTTCCGGGCTCTGCTTCGCTTTGCTGCTTTCCGGCGCGCAAAGAGGTCCGATCGCGCGCCTATGCGCGGGAGGCGTCGCACTCTATCCGCTCTATCCGCTGATGCGCCGCCTGCATCCCAAGTGGTATCCCTTCGGCAGCTATACGCCCTATCTGGAGGGAACGCTGGCGCTGCTGTATCTCGCGTGCCTGCTCGGCGTGCTGCTCACCTGCCTGCCCGCCGGGACGGCGCGGCGGCGCTCGCTCGCGCTCTATCTATCCGCGGCGCTGTTGACCGCGCCGCTGTGCGCCGTTTCGCCGTTGGGCGGGCGCTGCTTCCTGCCCGTCTACGTGCTGCTGTGCGCGCTGACGGCGCAGCTCGCCTGCGCCGTTCTCTCGGAGGATATGCGGCGGCGGCTCCTGTCGCTCTGCCTCGCCGCCGCCGCAGGACTATGCAGCCTGTGGCTGAGCATCTTCGTCAAGAACGCACTTTCGCAGGCCGAACGGCTCGCCTACCTGCGCGCGCAGGCCCAAGCCGGGGCGCAGGAGGCGTACCTTCCGGAGCTTCCCTATCCGGGCTATACCTGGATCGCCACGCCGACGCTCGAGGAAGGCCAGCGCACATTCCTCAGCTTTTACGCGCTGCCGGAGGACATGCGTCTCTCGTACGTCTCCTACGAGGACTGGTATCAGATCAAGAAGGGGTTATGA
- a CDS encoding LysR family transcriptional regulator, translating into MDLKLLSYIVAVAEEKTISQAARSLFISQPALSQSIKKAEDELGVKLFTRMGNTLALTSSGEVVVQEGRKLLQGREYLLARLAHLSEKHREVLRFGVSPFYSKYYLPGVYTYYARHLPDIKLEIIEKISVELEEDVVRGELDFCFVPAYPARPELTYRTVSIEEVLLGVPAGHPANAYAVPSSSLPNIDLSCLRNEPFILQPPEQKIAKMLSRIFHHVGFSPNVVYETINWDTVHSLICCGLGLGFLPEILLETPMLCIHPNVYRLTGIDATRPYAVAYLHGKVLSHTAEQLIDVFAGNLACLKAAMPLHPSAETGANGRAAMP; encoded by the coding sequence ATGGATCTGAAGCTGCTCAGCTACATCGTCGCGGTCGCCGAAGAAAAGACCATTTCGCAGGCGGCGCGCAGCCTGTTCATCAGCCAGCCCGCGCTCAGCCAGTCCATCAAAAAAGCCGAAGACGAGCTGGGGGTCAAGCTGTTCACCCGGATGGGCAACACGCTCGCCCTCACCTCCTCCGGCGAGGTCGTCGTTCAGGAAGGGCGCAAGCTGCTGCAGGGGCGGGAGTATTTGCTCGCCCGGCTTGCCCATCTGTCGGAAAAGCACCGGGAGGTGCTCCGCTTCGGCGTGTCCCCGTTTTACAGCAAGTACTACCTGCCGGGCGTTTACACCTATTACGCCCGCCACCTGCCCGACATCAAGCTGGAAATCATCGAAAAAATCTCCGTGGAACTGGAGGAGGACGTGGTACGCGGCGAGCTCGACTTCTGCTTTGTGCCCGCTTATCCCGCGCGGCCGGAGTTGACCTACCGCACGGTGAGCATCGAGGAAGTCCTGCTGGGCGTCCCGGCCGGGCACCCTGCCAACGCCTATGCCGTACCCTCCTCCAGCCTGCCTAACATCGACCTTTCCTGCCTGCGAAACGAGCCGTTCATTTTGCAGCCGCCCGAACAAAAGATCGCCAAAATGCTGAGCCGCATCTTTCATCACGTCGGCTTCTCGCCCAACGTCGTATACGAGACCATCAACTGGGATACGGTGCACTCGCTGATCTGCTGCGGGCTGGGGCTGGGCTTTCTGCCCGAGATTCTTTTGGAAACGCCGATGCTGTGCATTCACCCTAACGTATACCGCCTGACGGGCATCGACGCCACGCGCCCCTATGCGGTCGCCTATCTTCACGGCAAGGTGCTGTCCCACACGGCCGAGCAGCTGATCGACGTGTTCGCCGGAAATCTGGCCTGCCTGAAGGCCGCCATGCCGCTCCATCCATCGGCGGAAACCGGGGCGAACGGGCGCGCCGCCATGCCGTGA
- a CDS encoding MFS transporter has product MQLFILYTFYALYFMTMGSTGGFTSIFFEEIGMNNTQIGMLMSLPVLVGMFATPLWGVMSDHAKKRRHVITFTLLGSALFCFLYDLTDSFVLLMLIATGTAVFSQPINPLSTSLSLEYTAQVGRSFGPIRMFGSIGYQAAALLTGMVLATSMRGLYRMVGVITLCTAALSLLLPPIAGHQSEKSQQRVSPMALLRDRRVVLLLLMVFTGTITTMFYQSFFAKHFSNCGASNTLVGVMYVLSVGMELPFLFFSGRLYKKLTVWQWLMLGMAVNAVRWIGIALTKNVLALLLLQLPGVTVLMCFEFFPALYLSERVAPQLLSTAQTTLNFVAFGVARVVGSLLGGALSDVIGVGSVFGVCGLLLLAGIAVFYLPARRMSAADRASEVSA; this is encoded by the coding sequence ATGCAGCTTTTCATCCTGTACACATTCTACGCCCTCTACTTTATGACGATGGGGTCTACGGGCGGTTTCACCTCGATTTTCTTTGAGGAAATCGGCATGAACAACACGCAGATCGGCATGCTCATGTCCCTGCCCGTGCTGGTGGGCATGTTCGCCACCCCGCTTTGGGGCGTCATGAGCGATCACGCGAAAAAGCGCCGCCACGTCATCACATTCACGCTGCTGGGGAGCGCCCTTTTCTGCTTCCTGTACGACCTGACGGACAGCTTCGTCCTGCTCATGCTGATCGCGACGGGCACCGCCGTCTTCAGTCAGCCGATCAACCCCCTTTCGACCAGCCTATCCCTCGAGTACACCGCGCAGGTCGGCCGCTCGTTCGGGCCCATCCGCATGTTCGGCAGCATCGGCTATCAGGCCGCGGCGCTGCTGACGGGCATGGTGCTCGCCACGAGCATGCGCGGCCTGTACCGCATGGTCGGCGTCATTACGCTTTGCACGGCGGCGCTATCGCTTCTGCTCCCGCCCATCGCCGGGCACCAGAGCGAAAAGAGCCAGCAACGCGTTTCCCCGATGGCGCTGCTGCGCGACCGGCGCGTCGTGCTCCTGCTGCTCATGGTCTTCACCGGCACCATTACCACGATGTTCTATCAGTCCTTCTTCGCCAAACACTTCTCCAACTGCGGCGCGTCCAACACCCTGGTCGGCGTGATGTACGTGCTCTCCGTCGGCATGGAGCTGCCCTTCCTTTTTTTCTCCGGCAGGCTCTATAAAAAGCTGACCGTCTGGCAGTGGCTGATGCTGGGCATGGCGGTCAACGCCGTGCGCTGGATCGGCATCGCGCTCACAAAAAACGTGCTGGCCCTGCTGCTCCTGCAGCTTCCGGGCGTCACGGTGCTTATGTGCTTTGAATTCTTCCCCGCACTCTACCTGAGCGAGCGCGTGGCCCCGCAGCTACTCAGTACCGCGCAGACGACGCTCAACTTCGTCGCCTTCGGCGTCGCTCGCGTCGTCGGCAGCCTGCTGGGCGGCGCGCTCAGCGACGTGATCGGCGTCGGCAGCGTCTTCGGCGTCTGCGGTCTGCTGCTGCTGGCGGGGATCGCCGTCTTTTACCTGCCCGCCCGCCGCATGAGCGCGGCGGACCGCGCAAGCGAGGTCTCCGCTTAA
- a CDS encoding GntR family transcriptional regulator, protein MPFQEGVSIYMQVAQMIEDDILAGRLEPEDAVPSTNAVSRHFNINPATVAKGFSLLVDEGIIYKKRGIGMFVSPGSRELVEQKRQKAFFEARLPSLIAEAKALGIRSDQIRAAVDAYMNEDGGE, encoded by the coding sequence ATGCCCTTTCAAGAAGGCGTCAGCATATACATGCAGGTAGCCCAGATGATCGAGGACGACATCCTCGCCGGAAGGCTGGAGCCGGAGGACGCGGTGCCCTCGACCAACGCTGTTTCGCGGCACTTCAACATCAATCCGGCGACGGTCGCCAAGGGGTTTTCCCTGCTGGTGGACGAGGGGATCATCTACAAAAAACGGGGAATCGGCATGTTCGTATCCCCGGGGAGTCGGGAGCTCGTCGAGCAAAAGCGGCAGAAAGCGTTTTTTGAGGCGCGGCTGCCGTCGCTCATCGCGGAGGCGAAGGCGCTCGGCATCAGGAGCGATCAGATTCGCGCGGCGGTGGACGCGTACATGAACGAAGACGGAGGAGAATAA
- a CDS encoding zinc ribbon domain-containing protein, with protein sequence MENQGDAQRRQYACPKCGCTRYEHDQFQATGGNFAKIFDIQNKRFITISCAQCGYTELYKAQTDEGWNILDFLIGS encoded by the coding sequence GTGGAAAATCAGGGAGACGCTCAGCGGCGCCAGTACGCATGCCCCAAGTGCGGCTGTACGCGTTACGAGCACGACCAGTTTCAGGCGACAGGCGGGAACTTCGCGAAAATCTTCGACATTCAGAATAAGCGGTTCATCACCATCAGCTGCGCGCAGTGCGGATATACAGAGCTGTACAAGGCGCAGACGGACGAGGGATGGAACATTCTGGATTTTTTGATCGGCTCGTGA
- a CDS encoding ATP-binding cassette domain-containing protein — translation MADIPAIEAKDLSMRFGKTQALDHFSCKMESGHIYGLLGRNGAGKSTFLRLLTAQAFTRSGQVLINGRTPQNSAAALGSLCFISDTPDFGGLTRVKDVLDVERRLHPNWSDAVCTKMIDQFELDVRRKTKGLSRGMQTAVGLVCGLASQASITIFDEPSLGLDAVSRERFYDALIDSYAENPRTIVLSTHLIDEVARVLEVAVMIDHGRLILQQDVDTLRELSVAVSGTPEAVVAATQGLRVLREEVFAGAMARSVFLSEPHVFPDTVKTEPIGLQRLFVLLTEEKKGVEDDGIGA, via the coding sequence ATGGCGGATATACCGGCGATCGAGGCGAAGGATTTGTCCATGCGCTTTGGCAAGACGCAGGCGCTCGATCATTTCAGCTGCAAGATGGAGAGCGGGCATATTTACGGTCTGCTGGGCCGAAACGGGGCGGGCAAATCGACGTTTCTGCGGCTGCTTACGGCGCAGGCGTTTACCCGCAGCGGTCAGGTGCTCATAAACGGCCGCACGCCCCAGAACAGCGCGGCGGCGCTGGGGAGCCTGTGCTTTATCAGCGACACCCCGGATTTTGGCGGGCTGACGCGGGTGAAGGACGTGCTGGACGTCGAGCGCAGGCTGCACCCGAACTGGAGCGACGCGGTCTGCACCAAGATGATCGACCAGTTCGAGCTGGACGTGCGACGCAAGACCAAGGGCCTGTCGCGCGGCATGCAGACCGCGGTCGGGCTCGTCTGCGGCCTTGCGTCGCAGGCGTCGATTACGATCTTCGACGAGCCGAGCCTGGGGCTCGACGCGGTCAGCCGCGAGCGCTTTTACGACGCGCTGATCGACTCTTACGCGGAGAACCCGCGCACCATCGTGCTCAGCACGCACCTCATCGACGAGGTGGCGCGCGTGCTGGAGGTCGCTGTCATGATCGACCACGGCAGGCTGATTTTGCAGCAGGACGTGGATACGCTGCGCGAGCTCAGCGTCGCGGTCAGCGGCACGCCGGAGGCGGTGGTCGCGGCCACGCAGGGGCTGCGGGTGCTGCGCGAGGAGGTCTTCGCGGGCGCGATGGCCCGCAGCGTGTTCCTGAGCGAGCCCCACGTGTTCCCGGACACGGTGAAGACGGAGCCCATCGGCCTGCAGCGTCTGTTCGTACTGCTCACGGAAGAGAAGAAGGGGGTTGAGGACGATGGAATCGGCGCTTAA